A stretch of DNA from Leptospira wolffii serovar Khorat str. Khorat-H2:
TTCTTTCTGAAAACTCTCTCTGGCAACTACGATGAAGTCCTTATACAAAAAGCTATCGAAGCGGAAATACTTTATGCTTTTGATCCTAGGATCCTGAGATTGATTTCGGATTCGAAAGAGATCCTTTCTGTATTTATCCGATTCGGAGAATTCTTTCAATCGAAACGAAGTCTCCAAAAGAAGGCTCACGACCGGATAACCGTCCGGATCCTGGGAATACGCCGAACCTAGATGTTTTTTTGCGTTCGACCAATCCTCTTCGTTAAAATAGATACGACCTAAATTAAAATTCGCAGTCGCATCTTCCGGGTTCAATGCAAGAGTCTTGGAGAAAAACTCCTTCGCTTTTTCGAAATCCTGCTTCTCCGAATAGAGCAATCCCAGCATCGTCAACGCATTCGGAGAGTTGGGCTCGAGAGCGACGCAATTCAGAAAAGATTTTTCCGCTTCCGATCGATTGCCGGAAATATAATAGGTCGCCCCTAAGAGATCGTGATAAATCGGATGATTCGGATTGAGTTGGATCGCTTTCTTTAAATAGGTTTGCGCATTCTTATCCTCGCCTATACGAAAATAACAAAG
This window harbors:
- a CDS encoding tetratricopeptide repeat protein, which encodes MNVFYTIISKRTVLTFGVLVLVLFSFVSELSAKEEKESPLDKARHFVEKEDFKSALKILLEYEKTTPEDDLLFYRIGLCYFRIGEDKNAQTYLKKAIQLNPNHPIYHDLLGATYYISGNRSEAEKSFLNCVALEPNSPNALTMLGLLYSEKQDFEKAKEFFSKTLALNPEDATANFNLGRIYFNEEDWSNAKKHLGSAYSQDPDGYPVVSLLLETSFRLKEFSESDKYRKDLFRIRNQSQDPRIKSIKYFRFDSFLYKDFIVVARESFQKEGDLFYYYVFSVYDKEGKLVREINLESSSFLKERGLEFIIGMNVPQSGAVTHSTSNIAFAKMPPYDELRTIVSDIIDGKVHFPASSSSK